The window CTCAAAATCCAGCGAGGCAACTCGTGTCGGTTCGACCCCGACTACTGGTATCGCACGACAACCTTTTAGGTTGTCTTTTTTATTTTATTGTTTAATTCATAAGCGTAAATTTTTTTTATTTTTTCTTGATGATATTTTTATTTAATTTTTTAAAAAATATTTTTCAAAAAATAAAATTTATAAAAAATAAAAAACACCAAGGTATTTTCGTTGGTGTTTTTAAAATTATTATTTTTCATCAACTACATAAGGTAGTAGAGCCATGTGACGTGCTCTTTTTATAGCTGTAGTTAACATTCTTTGATACTTAGCAGAAGTACCAGTTACACGACGTGGTAAAATTTTTCCACGTTCTGATATGAATTTTTTAAGTAATTCTGTATCTTTATAGTCGATTGTTTCTACGTTGTTTTTAGTAAAGTAACATACTTTTTTACGACGACGCATATTGTTACGACGATTGTTAAATTGTGCCATTGAAATTGCCCTCCTATATTAATCTTCTTTAAAAGGATTTACTACATCCTGCATAAAGTCATCATCAAGATTGCTTGGGAAATCTTCTCCAAAATCTGTAAATGATGAATTATCGTTCATAAAATCATACATTGATGTATTATTGTTATTATTCGTATTTCCACTGAAGCTAGAAAAATTATTTTGCGGTTGTTGATTAAAGCTCATAGATCCAAAACCATTATCTTGCATTCTATTTGTATTAGATTTTGATTCTAGGTATTGAATATTATCAGCAACTACTTCAGTAACGTATACCATATTACCATCTTTTCCTTGATAATTTCTTGTTTGTATTCTACCAATAACACCTATTAAGCTCCCTTTTGCTAAAAAACGAGCCATATTTTCTGCCTGTTTTCTAAAAACAACACAGCTAACAAAATCTGCATTCCTTTGACCATTTTGGTCGGCGAATGTTCTATTTACTGCTAAAGTGAAATAAATCATTGGAATATTAGAACTAGAATATCTAAGTTCTGGATCTTTTGTTAATCTTCCTACTAATACTACATTATTAATCAAGATAGTTTACCTCTTTTATTTTTCTACTCTTACTACGATGTGGCGAATAATATCGGAATTGATTTTTGCTAAACGGTCAAATTCTTTTGTAGAAGAATCACTTTCTGAACTTAATTCTACTAAGTAGTAGTAAGCATCAAAGAAGTCTTCGATTTCATAAGCTAATTGCTTTTTACCTAAATCTTTAACTTCAGCAATTTCTGCACCTTCTGAAAGAATATTTACAAATCTATCAACCAAAGCTTTTTTAGACTCTTCATCAATACGTGGTTGAACAGCAAACATTACTTCATATTTTCTCATTGTATTTTACCTCCTTGTGGTCTTTGCGACTCCCTTCTAAAAAGAGAGTAAGGAGTAATTAAAATTACTCGACGTTTATTATATCAATTATTTTAGATAAATGCAATAAAATAATAAATGTTTCTAAAATATCTTGTAAATATTTTTTACTAAATTTATTATTTTAATTTAATAAGAAAAAATAATTTTTATTTAACTAGAAAAATTTTTGTAAAAATTTACAAATCTTAAATAAAAATAAATTTAAAATTTTTCTAATTTAAATTAAAAAATTACAAAATTAAATATTTAAAAAATAAAATACTAATTCATTTAAAATATTTTTCAAATTAAATTTTTAAATACCATAAAAATTATTTTTAAATTTATCATTTTAATATTAAGTAGCAACAGCTAAATTAATTACTTAGAAATTATTATTTAAAATTAAAAATAAAAACAATACTCATTTTCTAAGTATTGTTTTTTGTTATTAGATTACTCCGTGTGCTGACATGGCTTCTGCAACTTTTAGGAAACCTGCAATATTTGCTCCTAAAACTAGATTGCCAGCTTGTCCAAATTCTTCGGCAGCTTTTGAAGAATTTTCGTAAATGTCTTTCATAATAGCATATAATTTTTTGTCTACTTCTTCAAATGACCAAGCAAGTCGGCTAGAGTTTTGCGCCATTTCTAGTGCTGAAACTGCAACTCCTCCTGCGTTGGCTGCCTTGGCTGGCCCAAATAGTACGCCAGCTTTTTGGAATACTTCTACTGCTTCTAAGGTAGACGGCATATTTGCTCCTT of the Gemella sp. zg-570 genome contains:
- the rpsR gene encoding 30S ribosomal protein S18 — its product is MAQFNNRRNNMRRRKKVCYFTKNNVETIDYKDTELLKKFISERGKILPRRVTGTSAKYQRMLTTAIKRARHMALLPYVVDEK
- the rpsF gene encoding 30S ribosomal protein S6, which produces MRKYEVMFAVQPRIDEESKKALVDRFVNILSEGAEIAEVKDLGKKQLAYEIEDFFDAYYYLVELSSESDSSTKEFDRLAKINSDIIRHIVVRVEK
- the ssb gene encoding single-stranded DNA-binding protein, whose translation is MINNVVLVGRLTKDPELRYSSSNIPMIYFTLAVNRTFADQNGQRNADFVSCVVFRKQAENMARFLAKGSLIGVIGRIQTRNYQGKDGNMVYVTEVVADNIQYLESKSNTNRMQDNGFGSMSFNQQPQNNFSSFSGNTNNNNNTSMYDFMNDNSSFTDFGEDFPSNLDDDFMQDVVNPFKED